Proteins from a genomic interval of Sugiyamaella lignohabitans strain CBS 10342 chromosome C, complete sequence:
- the SHR3 gene encoding Shr3p (Endoplasmic reticulum packaging chaperone; required for incorporation of amino acid permeases into COPII coated vesicles for transport to the cell surface; GO_component: GO:0005783 - endoplasmic reticulum [Evidence IEA]; GO_component: GO:0005789 - endoplasmic reticulum membrane [Evidence IEA]; GO_component: GO:0030176 - integral component of endoplasmic reticulum membrane [Evidence IDA,ISS] [PMID 1423607]; GO_component: GO:0030176 - integral component of endoplasmic reticulum membrane [Evidence IDA] [PMID 15623581]; GO_component: GO:0016021 - integral component of membrane [Evidence IEA]; GO_component: GO:0016021 - integral component of membrane [Evidence ISM] [PMID 12192589]; GO_component: GO:0043332 - mating projection tip [Evidence IDA] [PMID 19053807]; GO_component: GO:0016020 - membrane [Evidence IEA]; GO_function: GO:0051082 - unfolded protein binding [Evidence IMP,IPI] [PMID 10564255]; GO_function: GO:0051082 - unfolded protein binding [Evidence IMP] [PMID 15623581]; GO_process: GO:0006888 - ER to Golgi vesicle-mediated transport [Evidence IGI,IPI] [PMID 10564255]; GO_process: GO:0006457 - protein folding [Evidence IMP] [PMID 15623581]; GO_process: GO:0015031 - protein transport [Evidence IEA]; GO_process: GO:0006810 - transport [Evidence IEA]) encodes MPTSATSFSTGLILCATSFSLGAIYSNWAYDYYTLWTSHPTNESFALSLSHYQTWANMPTFLHHVHHFIIGLGFLGLFIKLYKPSESNTLFDGGSLFLYVIAVAFYISNLQRGVFSAVAGEWGDVDEHTGINVIAATQVFIVLVLLGVVGLQFGQYWAELEDATIRAKADAEEIVSEEKDAEPEKTEKPIKESKKTK; translated from the coding sequence atgccTACTTCAGCAACCTCGTTTTCAACGGGCCTTATTCTTTGTGCCACTTCGTTCTCCCTCGGAGCTATTTACTCCAATTGGGCTTATGATTACTATACTCTTTGGACTTCGCATCCTACAAACGAATCATTTGCTCTGTCTCTATCGCATTACCAGACATGGGCTAATATGCCAACTTTTCTCCACCATGTCCATCACTTTATTATCGGACTGGGCTTTTTAGGTCTGTTCATCAAACTATACAAACCATCCGAATCTAATACATTGTTTGATGGTGGAAGTCTATTTTTATATGTAATTGCTGTGGCTTTTTACATTAGCAACTTGCAACGAGGTGTGTtctctgctgttgctggagaATGGggtgatgttgacgagCATACTGGCATCAATGTCATTGCTGCCACTCAAGTGTTTATTGTTTTGGTGCTGTTGGGAGTTGTCGGTCTTCAATTTGGTCAATACTGGGCCGAATTAGAAGATGCTACTATCCGAGCAAaggctgatgctgaagaaatcgtcagtgaagaaaaagatgcCGAACCTGAAAAGACCGAAAAACCTATCAAGGAGTCTAAGAAGACTAAATAA
- the YMR1 gene encoding phosphatidylinositol-3-phosphatase YMR1 (Phosphatidylinositol 3-phosphate (PI3P) phosphatase; involved in various protein sorting pathways, including CVT targeting and endosome to vacuole transport; has similarity to the conserved myotubularin dual specificity phosphatase family; GO_component: GO:0005737 - cytoplasm [Evidence IEA,IEA]; GO_component: GO:0005737 - cytoplasm [Evidence IDA] [PMID 14562095]; GO_function: GO:0016787 - hydrolase activity [Evidence IEA]; GO_function: GO:0003729 - mRNA binding [Evidence IDA] [PMID 21124907]; GO_function: GO:0016791 - phosphatase activity [Evidence IEA]; GO_function: GO:0004438 - phosphatidylinositol-3-phosphatase activity [Evidence IEA]; GO_function: GO:0004438 - phosphatidylinositol-3-phosphatase activity [Evidence IMP] [PMID 10900271]; GO_function: GO:0004438 - phosphatidylinositol-3-phosphatase activity [Evidence IMP] [PMID 15169871]; GO_function: GO:0004725 - protein tyrosine phosphatase activity [Evidence IEA]; GO_process: GO:0016311 - dephosphorylation [Evidence IEA]; GO_process: GO:0035335 - peptidyl-tyrosine dephosphorylation [Evidence IEA]; GO_process: GO:0046856 - phosphatidylinositol dephosphorylation [Evidence IMP] [PMID 10900271]; GO_process: GO:0046856 - phosphatidylinositol dephosphorylation [Evidence IGI,IMP] [PMID 15169871]) yields the protein MDNYKPAKKYYLGIDNIHVMRDSMNKVVEALKDGDLSARSPNQELLAKSNWLKHVSTVQKGAVLIAQQVHYKFSHVVVHCSDGWDRTPQLTALAQIMLDPYFRTIDGFIVLVEKEWLSFGHRFAERSHVPANCKVKEFTLSQQQEALGYSGNNDLTSEFINGFTNSNSTNTGSATPVASARSNFLNNVTNLLPDGGTSKASKYSGPIFHQFLDCVYQIMRQFPEKFEYNERFLRRLLYHVYSCQYGTFLFNSESERVKAGAEKKTRSVWDYFLARRKQFTNVKYVKSDNNNLDNSNNTESNVVFPDPKDVKWWAEALGRSDQEMNANIPVLSDVSRQSTPVEPEHSQDFLNAFQSMNFHNKYLKDTTERLRASSGHTSTPDLRLERENASPDGMRGKRDTSVQPSPTGNSSFPSEGFGKITRPTADVELAGGLEKGKTKDDADSNALNKESQEAPQEETLKLDSKKSPIASPENSSSFTEPLGSTLVDYSSDDRESTHRHPRPARKFDSMSLDPGPYNEDSGNYNNRPLANGSAVLADGAATLAAVAEDIFGRLTRTDQPRASN from the coding sequence ATGGACAACTATAAACCAGCCAAGAAATACTACCTTGGCATTGATAATATTCATGTTATGAGAGACTCGATGAACAAGGTGGTAGAAGCATTGAAAGACGGCGATCTTTCGGCAAGGTCACCAAACCAAGAGCTATTAGCCAAGTCGAACTGGCTCAAACACGTGTCTACAGTTCAAAAAGGAGCAGTATTGATTGCGCAACAAGTTCACTACAAGTTTTCGCATGTTGTAGTTCATTGTTCAGATGGTTGGGACAGAACTCCACAACTGACAGCTCTGGCTCAGATTATGTTGGATCCATATTTTAGAACCATTGATGGGTTCATTGTATTGGTGGAAAAAGAGTGGTTATCATTTGGACATAGATTTGCCGAACGAAGTCATGTTCCAGCTAACTGTAAAGTCAAGGAGTTTACACTGtcgcagcagcaagaaGCACTGGGATATAGTGGAAACAATGATCTGACGTCTGAATTTATCAATGGGTttaccaacagcaacagtaCGAATACAGGATCTGCAACACCTGTTGCCAGTGCTAGATCCAACTTTTTGAATAATGTGACTAATTTGTTACCAGATGGTGGTACTAGCAAAGCAAGCAAGTATAGTGGACCTATTTTTCATCAGTTCCTCGACTGTGTATATCAAATCATGCGCCAGTTTCCTGAAAAATTCGAGTATAATGAGAGGTTCTTGAGAAGGTTACTGTATCATGTTTACTCATGTCAATACGGAACATTTTTGTTCAACAGTGAATCAGAAAGAGTCAAGGCAGGTgcagagaagaaaacaagatCGGTATGGGACTATTTTCTGGCTCGGAGAAAACAGTTTACAAATGTAAAATATGTCAAGAGCGATAATAATAACTTggacaacagcaacaacacAGAGAGTAATGTAGTGTTTCCAGACCCCAAGGATGTCAAATGGTGGGCAGAGGCATTAGGAAGATCCGACCAAGAAATGAATGCTAATATTCCTGTCCTGTCTGATGTATCTCGCCAAAGCACACCGGTTGAACCAGAACATTCGCAAGACTTTTTAAACGCATTCCAATCGATGAATTTCCACAATAAGTACTTGAAAGATACCACTGAAAGGCTCAGAGCAAGCTCGGGTCACACGTCTACACCGGATCTTCGCTTGGAACGTGAAAATGCTTCACCCGATGGGATGCGAGGTAAGCGTGATACATCAGTACAGCCGTCACCAACAGGTAATTCGTCATTCCCTTCTGAAGGATTTGGAAAGATAACGAGACCAACGGCTGATGTTGAGCTGGCAGGTGGTTTAGAGAAGGGGAAAACGAAAGACGACGCAGACTCAAACGCATTGAACAAAGAATCACAAGAAGCACCTCAAGAAGAGACCCTTAAGCTGGATTCAAAAAAGTCGCCTATTGCTTCTCCGGAAAACTCTTCTAGTTTTACAGAGCCCTTAGGAAGCACGTTAGTAGATTACTCTAGCGATGACAGAGAGAGTACACATCGTCATCCGAGACCTGCTCGCAAATTTGATAGTATGTCATTGGACCCTGGTCCATATAACGAGGACTCTGGCAATTACAACAACCGGCCTCTAGCAAATGGTTCTGCGGTTCTGGCTGATGGGGCAGCTACTCTGGCCGCTGTAGCAGAGGATATTTTTGGTCGATTGACAAGAACAGACCAACCCAGGGCTAGCAATTGA